In Castanea sativa cultivar Marrone di Chiusa Pesio chromosome 6, ASM4071231v1, a single window of DNA contains:
- the LOC142640259 gene encoding uncharacterized protein LOC142640259, which yields MMNQTLLKIIKAELDEAKGVWPKELPNILWACRTTTRTPKGETPFRLTYDTEAAIPVEVGIISMKREVFHEGSNDYQLKVNLDCLDESRDRASHKMAKYQQKMAEYYNKRVKLRRLSIGDLVLRKVTPAIKDPT from the coding sequence ATGATGAACCAGACACTGCTCAAGATCATCAAAGCTGAGTTGGACGAAGCAAAGGGTGTGTGGCCAAAGGAGTTGCCCAACATCCTCTGGGCGTGCAGGACTACAACAAGAACCCCAAaaggagagaccccttttagGCTCACATATGACACCGAGGCAGCAATCCCAGTCGAAGTGGGAATCATCAGCATGAAGCGAGAAGTCTTCCATGAAGGCAGCAATGACTATCAACTAAAAGTCAACTTAGATTGCTTGGACGAATCTAGAGACAGAGCATCTCATAAGATGGCAAAGTATCAGCAGAAGATGGCCGAGTACTACAATAAGAGAGTAAAGCTCAGACGACTTAGCATAGGAGACCTTGTCCTGCGTAAAGTTACACCTGCCATCAAGGACCCGACCTAG
- the LOC142640562 gene encoding uncharacterized protein LOC142640562: MNSQFLHPEYSAFQLERATEDVRVTFFKCVRWQLEETLDAIDCPYHYFCDSTYPGNYPPAVDILVFLFTAASYLTTLIFMVTDISRRGQTCLSRSKRYLLPSGPISLPVILLTLAKGHRINTIFPLSSIGPAILLLVHVSALTFDHEANRDIKYAFFEASTISGLLHASLYLDAIILPYYTGFDALVLSNFSGECASCVCRKEVLTVGGILVSYKGWSITTFSVVGALCLRIICRLSGEKTGATALIRPWLESVAWILISMDCVYLATNSPPGRTMLRVAAFGGVFVLICLHVLKSACTLITKWHCAEKTSQISFGG; this comes from the coding sequence ATGAATAGCCAATTCCTGCATCCAGAATATTCAGCATTCCAACTTGAACGGGCCACGGAAGATGTCCGTGTAACATTCTTCAAATGTGTGAGATGGCAGCTAGAAGAAACATTGGATGCAATTGACTGCCCTTATCACTATTTCTGTGATAGCACTTATCCTGGCAATTATCCACCTGCTGTGGACATACTGGTATTTCTCTTTACTGCAGCTTCATACTTGACAACCCTCATCTTTATGGTAACAGATATATCAAGAAGAGGGCAAACCTGCCTTAGTCGTTCAAAGAGGTACTTATTACCATCTGGTCCAATTTCTCTCCCAGTAATCCTCTTGACACTGGCAAAAGGCCACCGAATCAACACCATATTTCCTCTCTCCAGCATTGGTCCTGCAATCCTCCTACTGGTTCATGTTTCTGCCCTGACCTTTGATCATGAGGCTAATAGAGACATCAAATATGCTTTTTTTGAGGCATCAACAATTTCTGGACTTTTACATGCAAGCCTATATCTGGATGCTATTATCTTACCTTATTATACAGGTTTTGATGCTCTAGTGTTGTCAAACTTTTCAGGTGAGTGTGCATCTTGCGTATGCAGGAAAGAGGTTTTGACTGTGGGAGGGATCTTAGTGTCATACAAGGGGTGGTCAATAACCACATTTTCAGTTGTGGGTGCTCTCTGCTTAAGGATTATCTGCAGATTGTCTGGAGAGAAAACAGGAGCTACCGCACTTATTAGGCCGTGGCTGGAAAGCGTAGCGTGGATCTTGATATCAATGGACTGTGTTTATCTAGCAACAAACTCCCCACCAGGAAGGACAATGTTGAGAGTTGCTGCTTTTGGAGGtgtatttgttttgatttgtctTCATGTACTCAAAAGTGCATGCACTCTGATAACAAAGTGGCATTGTGCGGAAAAAACTAGTCAAATATCATttggaggatag